The bacterium genomic interval AAAACTCGAGTCGTACTTAGAAAGTTTAACCGCCAAGACGCGGAGAACGCCAAGATAGGAAAAAGTTTTAAAACTTGGCGCACTTGGCGGTTAAAGCGGAGGTCTGATGAACCCACGTGATATCATCAGGAGCGCCAAAATCTCAAGCCTTCTTTTGCAGGAAATCCAATTCCCTGCAAAGAGCAGCATTCCAATGCACTCTCATCCTTCTGCGCTCTTTTGTATTTCCTTGAGCGGATCATGCGTAGAAGTTTATGGGAATCAGCTCCGGGAGTATCAGCCGTTTACGTTGGAATATCTTCCGATGGATCATCCTCATTCGCTGAAAGTGCCACTAATGAACCTTCGTGCCTTCAGTGTTGAGATTCCGCCTTCCTGGTTGGACAGAATTCGGGAATATTCATTGATCGTAGATCAGTGTGTTTATACGCATCGAGGATTGCTGGGGGGCCTTTTTATGAATCTCTATAAGGAATTTCGCGAAATGGATACGGCTTCTCCGGTGGCCATTGAAGGCGTCGCACTCGAAATGCTCGCAGAAGCTTCCCGCTCCCGCAAGGTGATTGTGGATCGTCAGCCACCCCCCTGGTTGAAACAAGCACTCGATCTTCTGCAAGAGCGCTTTTCAGATCATTTGACTATCACCGAAATTGCAACCACAGTCGGCATTCACCCGGTCCACCTGACGCGTGAATTCCGGAAATTTCATCGCTGCACGATCGGAGACTACATTCGTAAACTTCGGATCGAGCAGGCGTGTAAC includes:
- a CDS encoding AraC family transcriptional regulator, whose amino-acid sequence is MNPRDIIRSAKISSLLLQEIQFPAKSSIPMHSHPSALFCISLSGSCVEVYGNQLREYQPFTLEYLPMDHPHSLKVPLMNLRAFSVEIPPSWLDRIREYSLIVDQCVYTHRGLLGGLFMNLYKEFREMDTASPVAIEGVALEMLAEASRSRKVIVDRQPPPWLKQALDLLQERFSDHLTITEIATTVGIHPVHLTREFRKFHRCTIGDYIRKLRIEQACNALAHSDSSLAQIALSAGFSDHSHFSRIFKRFMRVTPTQYRAASCPRKLNS